The segment CGCAAAGCCCTCCACGTCTCGATAGGCTTCTTCGTGGTGTGGCTGTACACGACGGGGACGCAGACGCAGGCTGTTCCCCCGTATCTCATGGCCGGACTGATTCCCATTGCTACGACAGACTGGCTTCGACACCGATACGCCGCGGTGAACAGGCTGTACGTGCGCCTTCTGGGTGCGCTCATGCGCGAGAGCGAATACTCTGGATATAATGGCGTCATATTCTACCTACTTGGCGCCTGGGCCGTCTTGTACTTTCTCCCCAAGGATGTGGGCGTCATGAGTGTTTTGCTGTTGAGCTGGTGCGACACGGCCGCCAGTACGTTTGGGCGTCTTTGGGGTCGCCATACACCTCGGATCCGTCGTGGCAAGTCGCTGGCTGGttcctttgccgccttctTGGTCGGCGTGGCTACGTCATTCTTCTTTTATGGCTGGTTGGTCCCCGTTATCGGACCCATGCCTGGGGACGAGAACTTCATGTTCAAGGGTACCCTCTCGCTGCCAGCTGCCGTGGCAAGCGCTCTCGGTGTGTCTCGGGCTGCAGCTACTGTGTCGGGCactttggccttgtccatcatgGGCTTGTGGTCTGGTTTTGTTGCTTCTGCCAGTGAAGTGATTGATATTTTTGGCTGGGACGATAATTTCACCATACCAGTTCTCAGCGGCATTGGCATCTGGGGTTTCCTGAGGCTTTTCACTTAAAGCAGTCTTTCTTCAGTGTATTTCTGCCGTTACATTTGGCATCTATCTCTCAACATCTACTGGTCCACTTCACTACATtgggtgttttttttttcttttgtacCTGACCAAGATTCTGGGGCTTGTGCGCATGGACATGGCCGGCGTTTTGGGGTCTCGGGATGTCTGCCAGGGGGACTGGGGAACCGTCAAATGGGAGACGAATAAGGATGCGTTGGATTATGGCTTGGCGGATACTATGGAATTTGAGACATGGAAAGACCAGACTTACTTTATCTGTAGACAGACTTTTTATATACAGACTAATCGTTAGCTAAGAGACCATCAGAAGTAGCATAGTAATGAGCACCGTGAATTACTGTTAAATGAGACGACCCCATCCTTTCATCAGAGTCGTATCGCCTTCAAGAAGGCCGACTCTAGTTTGTGCAAGGCAAGCTTGTAACGTCAGCCCCAAACTTGAAGGTCACCATGCAGCAGACACCAGGAGTGCGTGGCGAACTGCATTAATGACGTGCAGTAACTATACTGTGAGGGCCAACTATATTGAGCTGGCGCTGCTGGTATAGTCCTCGTGATTTGTGGCCTGGAATCCACCAGACGGCTTCCATTATCAAACATCTTCAGTGACCTCACTGATTCTTCGGTCGAACATGAGTCTTCCCTTCCGCCACCCCCTTCCCCCTCAAAAAGCACATCGCCCTTCAACAGTAGgcagccagcaagcagcccTTTCCCTGTGCTGTCCACCAGGACACGTTCGACTATGCATGCCAAGCTTGTATGGCTGGGACAGGGATGTCCCAAGTAGCGGTAAGCCAGTGTCACGGGCACTTTACACTCCTCCCTGTCAACTTCCCTCGCCGGATGAAATACTAGTTACTAACAGAGAAGGTAGCCAAGGTAGCCAACTAACATGGTGCATATTTTACCGCAATAGATAATGCGATAGACCTCGCGGAGTCTAGAAGTTGGTAAAGATTTGTCTCGCCGCAAGTCCTGCCTATGAGAAGATGCCCCATCATCAGGTTCTTGCAGGAGTTCTTTCTTCCATGCATGAGTTGTCCCTCTTCGCTGGGAGGAGGCGTGTGCGTCCACACCGTGCCATTCAGAATTTCCACTTCGAGTCCTAACCCTGCTGCTGAGTTGTCCCTCGGGATACATCCCATCATGTCAACCCATGTGTCGCGCACAGGCTTGTGGTTTCCATTAGTCGCTCGTCGGCCTGGCGAACCGAATTATTGGAATATGGTGGCTTGTTTCCTCGCCCCCAGCGAATTCTCAAGACACTCCGAAGGTCCCTTACCACACATAAGTTGCCGGAGATTATGGCGTGCGTCAGTGTCCTCTGTCGCAAAAGGGGGGACCAGACTTGTCCAATTTCAGTTTTTTACGAGGGCTATGAAACTTATTGGTCTCCCGAATACGCCACATGTATTGTAACTTTTGCCAAAGTGTTGATAAGAGGTTTCCGGCACCACAAGCACGAGAATGGTCTATGAGAGGTTTCTCACTGGGTGTACTGATCCAAGTCAATGATAAAGATCACAACCCACGGTGGCCCGCATGCTCGCTCATGAGTATCCATTGCTATACCGATTCCTGCATGAGCTGAGGCGACGCGGCTAGTCGCTTCATgagtggatggatggattgAGCACGAAAGAGAAATGGTCTCGTCAGATGTTATGGACTTACACACCCCTCCATGGACCCCCCTCCCATGTACGCCAGAGACTCGTGGAAGTGGAAGTGGAAGACACCAGAGAGGTACTATGGTTTAGGAAGCCCAAGGGTTTGCCTCCGTTCGACTAATCGGGTGTAAGTGAATGATGATTCTGGTTCCGAAACAACCTAGTAGTTTCTTGTTGGTATGTCATGATGAGAACACAAGACCGCTAGCTTTGCTTTTTCTCCCCAGCGGGGGAGGGGCAGATCGAAGAACTCGCAGAAAACATTTTGCCATGCTTTCTCAGGTTTCAAAGCACGCATCAGCCAATCAAGTTTGCAAATAGTTTTGGTCGCAGGGTTAGCTCAATTGCTTCTTCCATGACCCTGGGATCTCCGATTACTTCGCAACAGGTCGGTCAGTGGAAATTTGGCGAAGGTGGGTAGGCAGCCAGTTGGCGGAATGAAGGGGCCTCACCCTACATCCCCAGGATAGATTGGTGAGCTGGTGAGCAAAGTTTCGAAGATGTCTGGAGTTTGGTGCATATCAACAAGGGGAGAGGTCATTACCATTCTAATGCTTGGGTATGGGACTGTAGGATTATTGATGCATAATGTCGGTGCCATCTGTACTccatacgtacatacacagGTGGTACTTGCCAGGGATCAAATATGATGCACAGCGGAGGCAGCGAGATGACGATTGCCCAAAGCGTCAACAGTGCATTCGCTGCAGCTTGTTCGATATCGGCGAGGTAAACTGGACCTTCCGTTTCAGCATTGACGGCCGTATTTGCTAGGCAGGTGCTACGGCAGAAGCTGGGGACTGGGGACGTGTACACCTGCAAGTGCCTGgtgaagtctggtgccaaGTACTCAGTAGGTACCTGTACCAGGGCAGCCGGCAGTCTTTGCAGAGCAAAATACGTCAGAGaactccaacattgaagtcattTTTCAATGCAACTTTGCGAGACACGCTTGCCAAGGCACAACACAACCGGACACATCTtggagccgcagccgcagcgtcagcaccagcaccagcaccagcacaagcaagcagcaggccacggcctcgtcacaCATAAGCCCGGCGGGTTGCTGGCTTTCGGGGAGTTATGTGGTTGTTATCTTGACAAcgcatcatcatccacagCACGACGGCTTGTCCGATTCAACGCACATGTGCCTGAACCTCGGTGCCATCCACTCTTGACTTGCGCATCCAACAATATGCGGCTGCCAGCGTGGATCCCTAGGGTGTGCACCACATGCATGCTGTCGATGCTGTCAATGCCATGGAACCAACGCCCACGTTGTGCTGGGAAATCCAGTGCTGCTTTTGGCTGCTTCTACcaacttggcctcgtcgcgcTTGTTTCTGGTGCAACACTGGATAATGCATCACGCCCTCACTCCATCTCTTTCCGCCCCTTTTGGTCCTCCATGTACGTCTCAAGTTTGCCGTTTTGCTGCTCTGGCTGCTCTGGTATTGGTCTCCTGGccacaccagttgacagcaGCCCGATTGTGCATGCCGCCctgcttttttctttcctgaTTCACTTTTTCACGTCCCGCCCCTTGGTGCGAAAAAGACCAgaccaaacattgaagacaaACACAGCCTTCGGCCACCAAGTATATTGCGGTCTGCCTGTCACCCACTTCTTGATAACCGTCTCCTTGAACCCTTCGTCTCTGATCATGGCCTTTCCCTGCTTGGCTTTGGGGTGATTGGAAACCCCGTCTGCTAGTGCAGCCACCACTTCATTTGGCTTGATAGAGAAGTCTTTGTCACATCACCAGCCAATTTCATGAGTTTCGGTGGGCCGCGTCTCCATGCTTGCCGTGTTTCTCTGCCATTGATTGTATCCCACCATGACTACTCTGGACATTCCCACCACCTCTACATACGAAGCTATGTACAGTAACTTACTTGGATGCTCCGTACCGCTGGCTTCTAGCCTCCCTGCGAGcactttttctctttcttaTGTTCTTGGAAACGGCCAGTGTCCGCCGATCCGTGGTCAATAAAGTGGTCCTTTCGCCCCTCGGCATATGCAGTCTCCTTGTCGTTGGTGTTGCCGGACTAAAATCTAAATCCCACGCCCATTGAAGCTTGGAAGAATTTGCACCGCAGGCGCACGTTCGTGTCTTCGTTGGTCAATGCCTTCTCACTCCCACCCTCCTCCCCCTTGATGGTCCGAcgtgtccatgtcggctGCTGGCTCCCGAGCTCGTTGGCCCATCAATGTTCCCAAGTACTGTACCATGCCTGTTAACAAGGCCGCGAAAAAGTCTACGCCGTTCGAGGATATCGCTCCACCTTCACGGCCTTGTCGTCTTGTCGTTGGTCCGCATCATGCACGCCCGCCATGATCACCTCGTCGCAGGCTCCAATGCCCTCAGatgatactccgtacttgtccGGCATCGTTTCAAGCGGGGTATCATGATAATCGCTCTAACGAATAGATGAATGTTGTCAGGTCTGCTTCAGTTGGAGCATAGGGTCCGGGGAGGGTCcgggaaaactataaaagGGCCTCCTGTGTTCAGGATGAGTCGgattccttcttcttccctttttattttcttgtCATACATCTCCCAAGCAAGTC is part of the Metarhizium brunneum chromosome 4, complete sequence genome and harbors:
- the DGK1 gene encoding CTP-dependent diacylglycerol kinase 1 — its product is MSLRRKAASSVPETPRIISPSPDPPEHDAGYSAPTTRSAARRRMASSQHSQDEHPQQDDVDDEVPGLRRSRTRSRSPIDSRTMARMTPSNSSLAMKPLSKEPSEKVVTNGKISASNGHLAPPQPATPSGWSWRDFSRSPSPLGLIPIHRHWRTFVHKHEVPRKALHVSIGFFVVWLYTTGTQTQAVPPYLMAGLIPIATTDWLRHRYAAVNRLYVRLLGALMRESEYSGYNGVIFYLLGAWAVLYFLPKDVGVMSVLLLSWCDTAASTFGRLWGRHTPRIRRGKSLAGSFAAFLVGVATSFFFYGWLVPVIGPMPGDENFMFKGTLSLPAAVASALGVSRAAATVSGTLALSIMGLWSGFVASASEVIDIFGWDDNFTIPVLSGIGIWGFLRLFT